Below is a window of Cloacibacillus sp. DNA.
GTCACAGATAAAGGCCTTTATGGACAGGCTCTTTGTTGACGACTACCCTGATATGGTGTTGACAGCTGATGGATTTCCGACTCATCCGACACGGCACGATGTATCAAAAATGCGCCATATAGTAATATCCACTTGCGGCTTCTATACAGCAGAAGGTCTTTACGATGCTGTGATGGCACATTTTAAAACGCTTTTCAAAGAAAAGTTTGCAGGAGCCATAACCTGCGGACAGGGCTCTCTTTTTTCAAAAGAAACGTTGCCGCAGGGTGCCGGTCAACGTCTTGAAACGATAAAAGAGCTTGGCTGTGTCGTTGCCTCCGGCGGCTGCATAAATGAAGAAAAACAGGCAGAACTTGCAAAGCCCCTAATTTCTAAAGAGATAT
It encodes the following:
- a CDS encoding flavodoxin family protein, whose translation is MRILVLNGSPRGKRSDTMILTNTFVEGLRKDGDLVDTINIADYDVRGCRGCFGCWANGGICVIKDDAPRLQEDYFFKADIVIWSFPLYFFAMPSQIKAFMDRLFVDDYPDMVLTADGFPTHPTRHDVSKMRHIVISTCGFYTAEGLYDAVMAHFKTLFKEKFAGAITCGQGSLFSKETLPQGAGQRLETIKELGCVVASGGCINEEKQAELAKPLISKEI